GCTTATCGAAACTCATCTCGCAAAATCGCGCCCGAAACTCAGCGCAAAAAGCGAACGACCGAGACAATACTTAATGAACGCTCCAATCCAACCTACCGAAATCCTCCGTCTGCGCAACGTGCAGAAAAATTTCCGCACGCCCGACGGCGAAGAACTGAAGATCATCGACGGCGTCGACCTCACCCTGCACGAAGGCGAAATCCTCGTCATGCTCGGACGCTCCGGCTCGGGCAAATCCACCCTGCTGCGCATCATGTCCGGGCTGATCGAACAGACCGCGGGCGAAGTCGCCTACCGCGGCACGCCGGTCACCGGCCCGGTGCCGGGCCTGTCGATGGTGTTCCAGAGCTTCGCGCTGTTTCCCTGGCTCACCGTGCTGGAGAACGTCGAACTCGGCCTGGAAGCACGCGGCGTACCCAAGGCCGAGCGCCGCCGCCGCGCGCTCGCCGCCATCGACCTGATCGGACTCGACGGCTTCGAATCGGCCTACCCGCGCGAGCTTTCAGGCGGCATGCGCCAACGCGTCGGGTTCGCCCGCGCGCTGGTGGTCGACCCTGACGTGCTGTTCATGGACGAAGCCTTCTCCGCGCTCGACGTGCTCACCGCCGAGAATCTGCGCACCGACCTGCTCGACCTGTGGGCCGAACGCTCGACCTCGCTGCGCGGCATTCTGCTGGTCTCGCACAACATCGAGGAAGCAGTGCTCATGGCCGACCGGATCGTCATCTTCGCCTCCAATCCGGGTCGCGTCGCGGCCGAAATTCCGGTGCGTCTGCCGCAGCCGCGCAACCGCCAGGCGCCCGAATTCCGGCGCCTGGTCGAACAGATCTACGCAATCATGACGCGTCGGCAGGAAACCGACACCGCCCGCCGCGCCGAAGGCGTCGCCTACCGCATGCCCAGCGCCGCGATCAACCGCCTCGCTGGCCTCATCGAAGCCATTGATCAGGAGACCCAGACCGAGGGCGCGCGCTACGTCAGCCTGCCCGAGCTGGCCGACGACATGCAGCTCTCGGTGGATGACCTGTTTCCGCTGGTCGAGGCGCTGGAAATTCTCGATCTGGCCGCGGTGCACGAAGGCCAGATCGCACTCACCCAGACCGGCCTGCGCTACCTCGATGGCGACACCCAGGCACGCAAGCAAATCTTCGCTCGCCAACTGCTCAAGCAGGTTCCGCTGGCCGCACACATCCGCAGCGTGCTCGATGAGCGGCCCAACCATCGCGCGCCGGCCGGACGCTTCCTGACCGAGCTGGAAGACAGCCTCAGCGAAAGCGAAGCCGAACGCGTGCTGGACTGCGTCATCAACTGGGCGCGCTATGCCGAAATCTTCGCCTACGACGACGTCGACGAAGTTCTCAGCCTCGAAGATCCTGGCGCCGGCAGCCCGGAGTTGGCCTGAACGCCCCGTGCGGGGCACAATTCAGGCCTATGAGCCTATCGGACCTGGAAAGAATCGGCTGCGGCGATGGGTTAATGGAGGCCAGTTCCCACTCGCCTCGCTTCGATCCTCCAGGTCCGGCAGGCTCCTGGCGACTGACCCGCACCATTCACCTGGAGTTCTATCACGCATGGAAAAATCCCTGATCGTCATTGGTGCCGGCCCGGCCGGTATCGAAGCCGCACTGACCGCCGCGCGCGCCGCCGCCCGTGTCACCCTGATTCACGAAGGCCCACTCGGCGGTCGCTCGACATACGGCAGCCTGCTCCCCAGCAAAGTGTGGCTGAACGCGGCGCGGCCCGACATCGCGCCCGCTGCCGTGCAACAACGCCTCCAACACGTAACCGCCGCCTGGGTGGACGTGCAGACGCGGCTGCTTGACGACGCCGGCGTCACCCGCGTGCAGGGACGCGCCCGCATCGCCGGCCCCGGCATGGTCGAGGTCGACGGTCAGTCCAAACCGCTCGGCGCCGATGCGGTCATCCTTGCCAGCGGCTCCGAACCGACCTTCAAGGCCGAACTCAAGCCGGACGGCAAACACGTGATCGCCCCGCGCCTGCTCGGCAAGCTGGGTTCACTGCCCAAGCGCGTGGTCGTCATCGGCGGCGGCGCCACCGGCTGCGAAACCGCCTATCTGTTCAACACACTGGGCAGCGCCGTCACCTGGCTGCCGGGCCGTTCCGGTGTGCTCGCC
This genomic stretch from Acidihalobacter ferrooxydans harbors:
- a CDS encoding AAA-associated domain-containing protein, whose protein sequence is MNAPIQPTEILRLRNVQKNFRTPDGEELKIIDGVDLTLHEGEILVMLGRSGSGKSTLLRIMSGLIEQTAGEVAYRGTPVTGPVPGLSMVFQSFALFPWLTVLENVELGLEARGVPKAERRRRALAAIDLIGLDGFESAYPRELSGGMRQRVGFARALVVDPDVLFMDEAFSALDVLTAENLRTDLLDLWAERSTSLRGILLVSHNIEEAVLMADRIVIFASNPGRVAAEIPVRLPQPRNRQAPEFRRLVEQIYAIMTRRQETDTARRAEGVAYRMPSAAINRLAGLIEAIDQETQTEGARYVSLPELADDMQLSVDDLFPLVEALEILDLAAVHEGQIALTQTGLRYLDGDTQARKQIFARQLLKQVPLAAHIRSVLDERPNHRAPAGRFLTELEDSLSESEAERVLDCVINWARYAEIFAYDDVDEVLSLEDPGAGSPELA